From the genome of Populus trichocarpa isolate Nisqually-1 chromosome 15, P.trichocarpa_v4.1, whole genome shotgun sequence, one region includes:
- the LOC7453836 gene encoding uncharacterized protein LOC7453836 isoform X3 encodes MKFEKDPAEARLRNQQNMTPGAPGVGTGSVSIARNSRTASLCREIKIVQDLIERCLQLYMNKDEVVKTLLEQARIQPGFTSIVWNRLEQENAGFFKAYYTKLVLKKQIAQFNELLENHHNLLSYAAPLEAPLAPMQEGIQHMPGTISNYDPVYENPECGSFLSTQMNYGMWMAMDNNAADIEPNHPFMKPEIPSPVSVTSHDHFPFIPREIQESVAPSAVEFAELSHLQSVRQVPLGPGNASFNNLVEGETNTLYSEALRGAALLGYNLWCVCVCVILNYFQRIQVPVLPDCLILQSKMTMSRSSLSIPFLLQALNQKKNLK; translated from the exons ATGAAGTTTGAAAAG GATCCGGCTGAAGCAAGACTAAGAAACCAACAAAATATGACACCTGGGGCTCCTGGTGTGGGTACTGGTTCAGTGTCCATTGCAAGAAACAGCAGAACAGCTTCTCTCTGTAGAGAAATTAAAATT GTCCAAGATTTGATCGAAAGGTGTCTTCAACTTTATATGAATAAAGATGAAGTGGTTAAGACACTCTTAGAACAAGCTAGAATTCAGCCTGGCTTTACAAGCATAG TATGGAATAGATTGGAGCAAGAAAACGCAGGATTTTTTAAGGCCTATTACACAAAGTTAGTTTTGAAGAAACAAATTGCTCAGTTCAATGAATTACTTGAGAATCACCACAATTTGCTGAGTTACGCTGCACCTCTAGAGGCTCCCTTGGCTCCCATGCAGGAAGGCATTCAGCACATGCCAG GCACCATTTCCAACTATGACCCGGTATATGAAAACCCAGAATGTGGCAGTTTCCTCTCAACTCAGATGAATTATGGGATGTG GATGGCAATGGACAATAACGCAGCAGATATAGAACCTAACCATCCTTTTATGAAGCCAGAGATTCCAAGTCCTGTATCAGTTACATCCCATgatcattttcctttcattCCAAGAGAGATACAAGAGAGTGTGGCCCCATCAGCTGTTGAATTTGCTGAGTTATCTCATTTGCAAAGTGTAAGACAGGTGCCACTTGGACCTGGTAATGCTAGCTTCAATAACTTGGTAGAAGGTGAGACAAACACATTATATTCTGAAGCTCTTCGTGGTGCTGCTCTGCTAGGTTATAATctatggtgtgtgtgtgtgtgtgtcattCTAAATTATTTCCAG CGTATTCAGGTTCCAGTTCTACCGGATTGCTTGATCCTTCAGAGCAAAATGACAATG TCGAGGAGTTCTTTGTCGATACCTTTCCTGCTGCAAGCTCTCAATCAGAAGAAGAATCTTAAGTGA
- the LOC7453836 gene encoding uncharacterized protein LOC7453836 isoform X1 — protein sequence MKFEKDPAEARLRNQQNMTPGAPGVGTGSVSIARNSRTASLCREIKIVQDLIERCLQLYMNKDEVVKTLLEQARIQPGFTSIVWNRLEQENAGFFKAYYTKLVLKKQIAQFNELLENHHNLLSYAAPLEAPLAPMQEGIQHMPVNHLHKVYTLPQQHPIPSTSNSQNDSTGTISNYDPVYENPECGSFLSTQMNYGMWMAMDNNAADIEPNHPFMKPEIPSPVSVTSHDHFPFIPREIQESVAPSAVEFAELSHLQSVRQVPLGPGNASFNNLVEGETNTLYSEALRGAALLGYNLWCVCVCVILNYFQRIQVPVLPDCLILQSKMTMSRSSLSIPFLLQALNQKKNLK from the exons ATGAAGTTTGAAAAG GATCCGGCTGAAGCAAGACTAAGAAACCAACAAAATATGACACCTGGGGCTCCTGGTGTGGGTACTGGTTCAGTGTCCATTGCAAGAAACAGCAGAACAGCTTCTCTCTGTAGAGAAATTAAAATT GTCCAAGATTTGATCGAAAGGTGTCTTCAACTTTATATGAATAAAGATGAAGTGGTTAAGACACTCTTAGAACAAGCTAGAATTCAGCCTGGCTTTACAAGCATAG TATGGAATAGATTGGAGCAAGAAAACGCAGGATTTTTTAAGGCCTATTACACAAAGTTAGTTTTGAAGAAACAAATTGCTCAGTTCAATGAATTACTTGAGAATCACCACAATTTGCTGAGTTACGCTGCACCTCTAGAGGCTCCCTTGGCTCCCATGCAGGAAGGCATTCAGCACATGCCAG TTAACCATTTACATAAGGTATATACCCTCCCGCAGCAGCATCCAATTCCATCAACTAGTAATTCCCAGAATGATTCCACAGGCACCATTTCCAACTATGACCCGGTATATGAAAACCCAGAATGTGGCAGTTTCCTCTCAACTCAGATGAATTATGGGATGTG GATGGCAATGGACAATAACGCAGCAGATATAGAACCTAACCATCCTTTTATGAAGCCAGAGATTCCAAGTCCTGTATCAGTTACATCCCATgatcattttcctttcattCCAAGAGAGATACAAGAGAGTGTGGCCCCATCAGCTGTTGAATTTGCTGAGTTATCTCATTTGCAAAGTGTAAGACAGGTGCCACTTGGACCTGGTAATGCTAGCTTCAATAACTTGGTAGAAGGTGAGACAAACACATTATATTCTGAAGCTCTTCGTGGTGCTGCTCTGCTAGGTTATAATctatggtgtgtgtgtgtgtgtgtcattCTAAATTATTTCCAG CGTATTCAGGTTCCAGTTCTACCGGATTGCTTGATCCTTCAGAGCAAAATGACAATG TCGAGGAGTTCTTTGTCGATACCTTTCCTGCTGCAAGCTCTCAATCAGAAGAAGAATCTTAAGTGA
- the LOC7453836 gene encoding uncharacterized protein LOC7453836 isoform X4, with translation MKFEKDPAEARLRNQQNMTPGAPGVGTGSVSIARNSRTASLCREIKIVQDLIERCLQLYMNKDEVVKTLLEQARIQPGFTSIVWNRLEQENAGFFKAYYTKLVLKKQIAQFNELLENHHNLLSYAAPLEAPLAPMQEGIQHMPVNHLHKVYTLPQQHPIPSTSNSQNDSTGTISNYDPVYENPECGSFLSTQMNYGMWMAMDNNAADIEPNHPFMKPEIPSPVSVTSHDHFPFIPREIQESVAPSAVEFAELSHLQSVRQVPLGPGNASFNNLVEAYSGSSSTGLLDPSEQNDNVEEFFVDTFPAASSQSEEES, from the exons ATGAAGTTTGAAAAG GATCCGGCTGAAGCAAGACTAAGAAACCAACAAAATATGACACCTGGGGCTCCTGGTGTGGGTACTGGTTCAGTGTCCATTGCAAGAAACAGCAGAACAGCTTCTCTCTGTAGAGAAATTAAAATT GTCCAAGATTTGATCGAAAGGTGTCTTCAACTTTATATGAATAAAGATGAAGTGGTTAAGACACTCTTAGAACAAGCTAGAATTCAGCCTGGCTTTACAAGCATAG TATGGAATAGATTGGAGCAAGAAAACGCAGGATTTTTTAAGGCCTATTACACAAAGTTAGTTTTGAAGAAACAAATTGCTCAGTTCAATGAATTACTTGAGAATCACCACAATTTGCTGAGTTACGCTGCACCTCTAGAGGCTCCCTTGGCTCCCATGCAGGAAGGCATTCAGCACATGCCAG TTAACCATTTACATAAGGTATATACCCTCCCGCAGCAGCATCCAATTCCATCAACTAGTAATTCCCAGAATGATTCCACAGGCACCATTTCCAACTATGACCCGGTATATGAAAACCCAGAATGTGGCAGTTTCCTCTCAACTCAGATGAATTATGGGATGTG GATGGCAATGGACAATAACGCAGCAGATATAGAACCTAACCATCCTTTTATGAAGCCAGAGATTCCAAGTCCTGTATCAGTTACATCCCATgatcattttcctttcattCCAAGAGAGATACAAGAGAGTGTGGCCCCATCAGCTGTTGAATTTGCTGAGTTATCTCATTTGCAAAGTGTAAGACAGGTGCCACTTGGACCTGGTAATGCTAGCTTCAATAACTTGGTAGAAG CGTATTCAGGTTCCAGTTCTACCGGATTGCTTGATCCTTCAGAGCAAAATGACAATG TCGAGGAGTTCTTTGTCGATACCTTTCCTGCTGCAAGCTCTCAATCAGAAGAAGAATCTTAA
- the LOC7453836 gene encoding uncharacterized protein LOC7453836 isoform X2, whose amino-acid sequence MTPGAPGVGTGSVSIARNSRTASLCREIKIVQDLIERCLQLYMNKDEVVKTLLEQARIQPGFTSIVWNRLEQENAGFFKAYYTKLVLKKQIAQFNELLENHHNLLSYAAPLEAPLAPMQEGIQHMPVNHLHKVYTLPQQHPIPSTSNSQNDSTGTISNYDPVYENPECGSFLSTQMNYGMWMAMDNNAADIEPNHPFMKPEIPSPVSVTSHDHFPFIPREIQESVAPSAVEFAELSHLQSVRQVPLGPGNASFNNLVEGETNTLYSEALRGAALLGYNLWCVCVCVILNYFQRIQVPVLPDCLILQSKMTMSRSSLSIPFLLQALNQKKNLK is encoded by the exons ATGACACCTGGGGCTCCTGGTGTGGGTACTGGTTCAGTGTCCATTGCAAGAAACAGCAGAACAGCTTCTCTCTGTAGAGAAATTAAAATT GTCCAAGATTTGATCGAAAGGTGTCTTCAACTTTATATGAATAAAGATGAAGTGGTTAAGACACTCTTAGAACAAGCTAGAATTCAGCCTGGCTTTACAAGCATAG TATGGAATAGATTGGAGCAAGAAAACGCAGGATTTTTTAAGGCCTATTACACAAAGTTAGTTTTGAAGAAACAAATTGCTCAGTTCAATGAATTACTTGAGAATCACCACAATTTGCTGAGTTACGCTGCACCTCTAGAGGCTCCCTTGGCTCCCATGCAGGAAGGCATTCAGCACATGCCAG TTAACCATTTACATAAGGTATATACCCTCCCGCAGCAGCATCCAATTCCATCAACTAGTAATTCCCAGAATGATTCCACAGGCACCATTTCCAACTATGACCCGGTATATGAAAACCCAGAATGTGGCAGTTTCCTCTCAACTCAGATGAATTATGGGATGTG GATGGCAATGGACAATAACGCAGCAGATATAGAACCTAACCATCCTTTTATGAAGCCAGAGATTCCAAGTCCTGTATCAGTTACATCCCATgatcattttcctttcattCCAAGAGAGATACAAGAGAGTGTGGCCCCATCAGCTGTTGAATTTGCTGAGTTATCTCATTTGCAAAGTGTAAGACAGGTGCCACTTGGACCTGGTAATGCTAGCTTCAATAACTTGGTAGAAGGTGAGACAAACACATTATATTCTGAAGCTCTTCGTGGTGCTGCTCTGCTAGGTTATAATctatggtgtgtgtgtgtgtgtgtcattCTAAATTATTTCCAG CGTATTCAGGTTCCAGTTCTACCGGATTGCTTGATCCTTCAGAGCAAAATGACAATG TCGAGGAGTTCTTTGTCGATACCTTTCCTGCTGCAAGCTCTCAATCAGAAGAAGAATCTTAAGTGA